The DNA sequence GAAAGCCTTTCAGAATTTGGGTTTTTGGTTTCGTCACCATCTGTATACCCTTATTCTAAAGGCTTTTCCAGCTTTTTTAGATGGTTATTACTACTTTTTTTCGCTCAATTGGGGTATAACACTTTTTCAATGGCCTGAAATTTTTTCATAAATTTGCGGTCAATGTAGTCTTTAATCTTAAAGGCAATTTTTCCCTCAAACACCAGCCATTTTTTCTTCAATACGCCGAGTCCTCCGCCCACATTGAAAATCAAAAGATATTCAGGGCCGGGGTCAAATGCTTCAAGGGCATCACCTTTAAGGGATGCCATCAGGTTGTGCAGCAGGACAGGGTTTTCACGAACCGCATACACCCCAACCTTATCCAGAGGCTGATCCTTAAAATAGATACAATCCCCGCCTCCAAATATTTCAGGATATTTTACAGACTGCAAGTATTTATTTACCAGAAGTCCCTTGTCCGCACCCACAGGCAAGCCGGATTCCTCAAAGATGGTGGATGGCCTGACTCCCAGGGCCATGAACGTAAAATCGGTGGAAAAGATTTCATCCGATTCAAGGCGGATTTCGTCCGATTTGATTTCCGTTACGTAGCCGTTTTCAAAGATTTGAATGCCCCGGCGGTGAAGGGATGAAAAGACTTTTGCTCTGACTCTTTGGGGAAATCTTGCCATAAATTTTTTACCGGCAAAAATCCGGATATCAGGCATATGTTTGTTCACCTTTTTTGCCAGCTGCCACACATTTCCGGCCACCTCGGCAGATGAAGGCCCGCCCCCAACAGTGCTGACCCTGATCTTTTTTTGTGAAAACAGGATCTCCAACTTCTCAGCTGCCTCCATGAGTTTCTCAATCGGTTTGACCGGGTAGATATTATCACTGTGTTGAGGAACTTTCTGCATGGGAACATAGCTGCCAGCGTTAACGGAGAGCACGTCATAGGAAAACGGTTGCCCTGTTTGGGTAAAAATCTCTTTTTTACCAGGATCAATTCTGTCAACTTTATCTTTTATAAAAATGCCGCCTTGCTTTTGTACCACATCCCTGGTGGCAAACCGGATATCGTCCGGACTGTATGTTCCCCCCAGCATCCCGGGGCCCATGCCGGAATAGTAGTGATAAAAAGAAGGGCCGATGACGGTCACCTTAAACCCCTCTTCAGTAAACCTGTCGATATTTTCCAGGGTCATCATGTGGGCATGGCCACCCCCGATGAGTACCAGTTGTTTTCTCACTTTACCCACTCCTGTTAAAGACTGTCCAAAAGCTTACCCAGGCTGGTAAGATGTTCCTTTTCCTCATTGGCAATTTTATTGATGATATCCTTTGATTGCGAATTTTCTATTTTTGAGGAGACCCGTTGATAAAGATCCAGGGCCTGGGCTTCTATTGACATGGCCAGAGAAACCACTTCCGTAGCGGAATTCAGGTCCGGGTGGAATAGATCAAGATATTCCCCGGTGGACAGGCCGCCTTCCGATGCCTTTGTTTCGATCATTTTTTCAAAAGTATCTTTGCTCAATTCTTCAGTGCTGTTAGCATTATAGGCCCGGTAAATAAAATCCTGATGTTTTACCTCAATCTCGGATAATCCGGCAAACAGCTCCTTGACTTTTTTATGTTTCGCTTGTTGTTCCATGGTGACATAAAATTCGTGTAATCCCTGTTCGAGCGAATAGGCGACTTTTAGCACATCCAATGGCTTCTCTTTTCCTATGAAAAGATCGATTCCAAGATCTTCGGGTCCGATGGCTGTTTTGGCGTGCCAGGCCTTTATTCCGCCTGAGACATTAAACACTTTTTTAAACCCCTTTCCCGCAAGCATTTGCGCAGCAACACGGCTGCGCCCACCAACGGCTCAATACACCAGGGTGGGTTTTTCAGGATCAAGCTCCTCAAGCCTGTCGGAAAGTTGGGGCAAAGGAATCAGGGTGGCACCTGGAATATGGTTTGCCTGGTATTCGGCGGGCTGTCTG is a window from the Thermodesulfobacteriota bacterium genome containing:
- a CDS encoding FAD-dependent oxidoreductase, with product MRKQLVLIGGGHAHMMTLENIDRFTEEGFKVTVIGPSFYHYYSGMGPGMLGGTYSPDDIRFATRDVVQKQGGIFIKDKVDRIDPGKKEIFTQTGQPFSYDVLSVNAGSYVPMQKVPQHSDNIYPVKPIEKLMEAAEKLEILFSQKKIRVSTVGGGPSSAEVAGNVWQLAKKVNKHMPDIRIFAGKKFMARFPQRVRAKVFSSLHRRGIQIFENGYVTEIKSDEIRLESDEIFSTDFTFMALGVRPSTIFEESGLPVGADKGLLVNKYLQSVKYPEIFGGGDCIYFKDQPLDKVGVYAVRENPVLLHNLMASLKGDALEAFDPGPEYLLIFNVGGGLGVLKKKWLVFEGKIAFKIKDYIDRKFMKKFQAIEKVLYPN
- a CDS encoding rhodanese-like domain-containing protein, which gives rise to MKWMQFFTPAKSLNFKETEAYISQHPGEEITILDVRQPAEYQANHIPGATLIPLPQLSDRLEELDPEKPTLVYUAVGGRSRVAAQMLAGKGFKKVFNVSGGIKAWHAKTAIGPEDLGIDLFIGKEKPLDVLKVAYSLEQGLHEFYVTMEQQAKHKKVKELFAGLSEIEVKHQDFIYRAYNANSTEELSKDTFEKMIETKASEGGLSTGEYLDLFHPDLNSATEVVSLAMSIEAQALDLYQRVSSKIENSQSKDIINKIANEEKEHLTSLGKLLDSL